The nucleotide sequence AACGTACCGTTCTGACGAATTCCGCGCAACACATCGTACATGTGCAAATAGGCTTGAACATGACAAGCCACGAAATTGGGCGTATTCACCAAATATGTAGAGCGAATAGGCGTATCGCCGAAACGCAAGTGAGAACAGGTGAAACCTCCCGACTTTTTCGAATCGTAGGAGAAATAGGCCTGACAATATTTATCGGTATTGTCACCGATAATCTTTACAGAGTTCTTGTTAGCACCTACCGTACCATCGGCTCCCAAACCATAAAATTTAGCCTCGAAGATACCTTCGCCGCCCAATGCCAATTCTTCTTTCGGAGGAAGAGACGTGAAAGTGACATCATCGACAATACCGATAGTAAAGTGGTTCTTAGGCTCAGGCAAAGACAAGTTTTCATATACCGACAAAATCTGTGTCGGAGTCGTATCTTTCGAAGCCAAACCATAACGACCGCCAACGATAAGCGGAGCATCGGCTTTACCATAAAATACATCTTTAACATCGAGATACAAAGGTTCGCCATTAGCGCCCGGTTCTTTGGTACGATCGAGCACAGCCACACGTTTAACCGTCTTAGGCAGGGCAGACAAGAAATGTTCCGCCGAGAAAGGACGATATAAATGAACAGCGACCAAACCTACTTTCTCGCCTTTTGCCATCAAATAGTCGATTGCCTCACGAGCAGCTTCGGTTACCGACCCCATCGCTATAATTACACGATCGGCATCCTCGGCTCCATAATAGTTGAACAAATGATAATCACGACCGGTAATCTTATTGATTTCCTGCATATAGTCTTCTACGATAGCAGGAACGGCTTCATAAAATTTATTGGAAGCCTCACGATGTTGGAAGAAGGTATCGGGATTCTCGGCCATACCCCGCATAACCGGAGCCTCGGGATTCAATGCTCGTGCACGGAACTCGGCCAAAGCCTTCTGATCGATAAGCGGAGCTAAATCCTCATTTTCAAGAGCCTCTATTTTCTGTATTTCGTGCGATGTACGGAATCCATCGAAGAAATTCACAAAAGGCACTCTCGACCGAATCGTAGATAAATGAGCTACACCGGCCAAATCCATTACCTCTTGCACAGACCCTTCGGCCAACATGGCAAATCCCGTTTGCCGAGTCGACATCACATCTTGGTGATCTCCGAAGATGGATAGCGAATGAGAAGCCAACGTACGTGCCGATACATGGAACACGCAAGGCAACAATTCACCGGCAATCTTATACATGTTGGGGATCATCAACAGAAGTCCCTGAGACGCTGTATAAGTTGTCGTTAATGCACCTGCCTGCAAAGAACCATGAACTGCTCCGGCAGCTCCACCCTCAGATTGCATTTCTTGTACGAGGACGGTTTCCCCGAAAATATTCTTACGCCCGGCAGCAGCCCACTCATCTACATACTCAGCCATAGTAGATGACGGAGTGATGGGATAGATGGCTGCAACCTCAGAAAACATATACGAGATATGCGCTGCGGCCTGATTACCATCGCAAGTTAAAAATTTTTTCTGTTTACTCATCTTTTCTTGTTATTAAGTAATTAATATTGTTTTTTTCATCTCTAAATCAATACACAAACCCAAACAACCATAAAGGTATTAAGTTTTCACTACCTATTTTCAAATCGTCTACCGCATAATAAAAATGAGGGTTGATACGACTGCGGGGCACACTCCCTTGTATTCTGAACAAAAGTTCTCGGTTCACCAAAAACTGAGCGTTTTTACTACCCATATTCAAACGATGATCCTTGTGCAACGTATTATAAAAAAAGGTTTCGCGAATCGATTGAGGATCTGCCTGAACCGACCGATTGGAATATATAATATTCGTATTATGCATATACACCATAGCCGGTTTTTTAGGAAATTCCTCCCCTACCCGATAAAGCATATTAATAAGCCTCGCATCTTTCAAACTTTTAATATAATTCATAACCGTCGCTCTTGAAATTTGAATATCCTTGCTCAACTGACTCACGTTAGTGGGAGCCGGCGAATGAACCGACAACAAATACATTAAACGACGAACCTTCGGGAGATAAGACAATTCTATTTGCTTAATCAACAGAATATCCACCTCCATAATCATATTGATATTTTTAACCAGATTTTCCGAGAAATTCGATTTATCCAAAAAGAACGGATAATATCCATGATGCAAATACCCCGGAAAATAATCTAATGGATTTACTTGCGCACAAATTTCCTGAGCGATAGCCCTATGATTGGTTATAATATCGCTAAGTGAATATGAAGGGAAATGAGTCGAAGCCATCAAATTCAAATATTCCCGAAATGAAAACCCTCGCAGATTATAAGAATCGACCAATCCGGCCAATACCGGATTCTCCTCTTTTAATCGCATAACCGACGAACCGGAAAAAATTATTTTCAATTCGGGCAAATGATCATAACAATATTTCAATTCCTCCGACCAACCCGGATACTTAAATACCTGATCTATCAGTAATACCCGTCCCCCTTGTCCATAAAAACGTTCTGCAAAATCTCTCAGAGTATGCTCTGTAAAATATAAATTATTGAGATTTATATATAAGCACGACCGGTCTAAGCCGTAATTTTCTTTGGCATATTGCAGCAAAAATGTGGTTTTTCCTACCCCTCGGCTACCCTTTATACCTACCAAACGGCTGTTTTTGTCGATTTGATACATTAAGTCCCGTTTCACCGGAGACTCTACATGCTCGACGAGATACTTGTGTGTTCTATAAAACGATTCCACGGCTTCTCTCTTAAACAGGCCACAAAGATAATAAAACACCTCTATTTTGGCAAGCCGACTTTGCAATTTATAATATGATAGTGTTTATTACTTTTTATTTTAACATTATTTCAAAGAAGTATCTTCCCCACTTATAAGCTCCTATAATAAACAAACACAATAATATTTCATTAGAAATACCTATATAACACAAGAGAGATTACCGAACCTCGATAATCTCTCTTAATTTATTTATTCGTTTAGTTATCACTTCGCAGGAGAAATCGTTGCTGCACGATCGAGAATATAAGAACCGAAACGATCGAGTTTCGCATCGCTGGTCTTTTGTTCCAACTG is from Barnesiella intestinihominis YIT 11860 and encodes:
- a CDS encoding ATP-binding protein codes for the protein MESFYRTHKYLVEHVESPVKRDLMYQIDKNSRLVGIKGSRGVGKTTFLLQYAKENYGLDRSCLYINLNNLYFTEHTLRDFAERFYGQGGRVLLIDQVFKYPGWSEELKYCYDHLPELKIIFSGSSVMRLKEENPVLAGLVDSYNLRGFSFREYLNLMASTHFPSYSLSDIITNHRAIAQEICAQVNPLDYFPGYLHHGYYPFFLDKSNFSENLVKNINMIMEVDILLIKQIELSYLPKVRRLMYLLSVHSPAPTNVSQLSKDIQISRATVMNYIKSLKDARLINMLYRVGEEFPKKPAMVYMHNTNIIYSNRSVQADPQSIRETFFYNTLHKDHRLNMGSKNAQFLVNRELLFRIQGSVPRSRINPHFYYAVDDLKIGSENLIPLWLFGFVY